The Bombus fervidus isolate BK054 chromosome 8, iyBomFerv1, whole genome shotgun sequence genome window below encodes:
- the LOC139989722 gene encoding rap guanine nucleotide exchange factor 2 isoform X11: MIVIDYPEVHGGRMHRPPHPHPITDHRQVNLVFDDTFSQGLTGRPELYQKSNRSSHSSDTSSAYSGSDTMTSVQGSLDADADDVDLSGLVESIVDSDEEEDLAESMDSLTVRDPVRECLEKDPMERTEDDIETLLEFTQQLKAFTNMTLAVRRALCAVMVFAVVERAGMIVLNDGEELDSWSVLINGAVEIEHSNGEIEQLHLGDSFGILPTMERLLHRGVMRTKCDDCQFVCVTQADYFRIQHQGEENTRRHEENGRVILVTELRGALDGGARRGHVVIRGTPERLMLQLIEENSITDPTYIEDFLLTHRTFIDSPLLVASQLLEWFDQAQVRDRVARVVLLWVNNHFTDFETDPAMMEFLEAFEAGLEREKMLGQQRLLNIACAAKARTRNVTLARPTRDEVLHFSILGGYERGFGIFISKVDKKSKAEDVGLKRGDQILEVNGQSFEHVSHARALEILRGSTHLSITVKSNLLAFKEMLQMPDDSPRPRGRANKPEISRIQTDPRARLSTHVDPITPGNPLNPLVGGVPLLIPDSNVSPCKDAKKEHKGFMTLGPKKRFQKALIKMNILPKNTIKSDSFYSDGVHVDDPLAPPHTPPGTGGLSQTTNLYHSKSNPDLTSLYCYDDLRAPDYPEHVLKVYKADQTCKYLLIHKETTAHEVVMLALQEFGITEGSSNFSLAEVSVGEGGMIKQRRLPDQLQNLAERIGLSSRYYLKTNGISETFVADEQAPELIRESQVHFLQLNAVEVAIQLTLQDFSIFRQIESTEYVDDLFELKSRYGVPMLRQFAELVNREMFWVVTEVCSEHNLVRRSKIIKQFIKIARQCKECKNFNSMFAIVSGLGHGAVSRLRASWEKLPSKYQRLFSDLQELMDPSRNMSKYRQLVASEQTQPPIIPFYPVVKKDLTFIHLGNDSRVEGLVNFEKLRMIAKEVRTLTNMCSSPYDLSIMLERGGQPPSSAMVALNQMTTGNQVLQCPGGQTATVKRRKKSTAAPNPKKMFEEAQMVRRVKAYLANMKVITDEERLHALSVECEPHAGTAAVAAAVPLSASRGRRHPSPTLSTTSSASSTSEGRKSIQGTKFGAASPQAVRKMLALSDPHKTRPYQPKHCPPALPVPGLALHSSGLEPSPGAPRRVGSGSRVPMHERSHSDTPSSLPPPVDLSAESSSVTSLSNLQPLRKTLTSGSVTSSDSGHSTQLDSHSGSSVEAGGSPPPPQRRHSAMQGSVLRGGAPPFPHAVAVLPPLPANHNQNHNHNHHHHHHHHHHHHHQHYYDHHHHQPQNPQGTTGLGVGVGLGVPAALPPPGAGTTIMTTMTTMTTMTSMTTMRPGIGSTQCRQPPAYKVAAQMARLHRLGRAHSHEGVTYRNDHEDDDEDAQVSAV, translated from the exons TTTTCTCAAGGCCTGACAGGCAGGCCAGAGCTGTATCAAAAGTCCAATAGAAGCAGCCATTCGAGTGACACAAGCTCAGCATACAGTGGTTCAGACACCATGACATCTGTACAAGGTTCATTAGATGCAGATGCAGACGATGTTGATCTTTCAGGTCTTGTTGAATCTATAGTAGACAGCGATGAAGAGGAAGATCTTGCAGAAAGCATGGAT AGCTTGACTGTCCGTGATCCAGTCAGAGAATGTTTAGAAAAAGATCCTATGGAAAGGACAGAAGATGATATAGAAACGCTCTTAGAATTCACACAACAATTAAAGGCTTTCACAAATATGACCTTGGCAGTAAGAAGAGCGCTGTGCGCTGTGATGGTGTTTGCAGTGGTTGAACGTGCTGGTATGATAGTTTTGAATGATGGAGAAGAATTAGATAGTTGGAGCGTGCTCATAAATGGTGCTGTGGAAATTGAGCATAGCAATGGAGAAATCGAACAGCTGCACCTTGGTGACAGTTTTGGAATCTTGCCCACTATGGAAAGACTTTTGCATAGAGGTGTAATGAGGACAAA atGTGATGATTGCCAATTTGTATGTGTTACTCAGGCAGATTACTTTAGAATTCAACATCAAGGAGAAGAAAATACGAGGCGGCACGAAGAGAATGGGAGAGTGATTCTAGTAACAGAATTAAGGGGTGCTTTAGATGGCGGAGCACGCAGAGGTCATGTAGTTATCCGCGGAACTCCTGAACGTTTAATGTTACAACTTATCGAAGAAAACAGTATTACCGATCCCACTTATATAGAAGATTTCTTATTAACGCATCGAACATTTATCGATAGTCCTTTATTAGTTGCAAGTCAATTGTTAGAATGGTTTGATCAAGCACAAGTCAGAGATAGAGTTGCCCGTGTGGTACTTCTTTGGGTAAATAATCATTTTACTGATTTTGAAACTGATCCCGCCATGATGGAATTTTTGGAAGCATTTGAAGCGGGtttagaaagagagaaaatgcTAGGTCAACAAAG ATTATTAAACATTGCTTGTGCAGCCAAAGCAAGAACTCGAAATGTAACATTAGCAAGGCCTACAAGGGACGAGGTCTTGCATTTTAGTATTTTGGGTGGATATGAAAGAGGTTTCggcatttttatttcaaaagtgGATAAAAAGTCAAAGGCTGAAGATGTTGGCTTGAAACGTGGTGATCAGATTTTAGAAGTAAATGGACAGAGTTTTGAGCACGTGAGTCACGCCAGGGCTCTTGAAATCTTAAGGGGATCTACTCATCTTAGTATAACTGTTAAATCAAACTTACTTG CGTTTAAAGAAATGCTTCAGATGCCAGATGACTCGCCGAGGCCGCGGGGAAGAGCAAACAAACCCGAAATTTCAAGAATACAAACAGATCCACGTGCAAGGTTGTCCACGCACGTGGACCCGATAACTCCAGGAAATCCACTGAATCCTTTAGTAGGCGGTGTTCCACTGTTAATACCTGATTCTAATGTTTCTCCTTGTAAAGATGCTAAAAAAGAGCATAAAGGATTCATGACGCTTGGACCGAAAAAGAGATTTCAAAAAGCtcttataaaaatgaatatactGCCAAAGAATACTATTAA gAGTGATTCATTTTACAGTGATGGTGTACATGTAGACGATCCTCTCGCACCACCTCATACACCACCGGGAACAGGAGGACTTTCACAGACTACTAACCTTTATCATTCGAAAAGTAATCCTGACCTTACATCGTTATATTGTTATGACGACTTAAGGGCACCTGATTATCCAGAACACGTTTTGAAGGTTTACAAAGCCGATCAAACTTGTAAATATCTTCTTATTCACAAGGAAACAACGGCGCACGAG gtGGTAATGCTAGCTCTCCAAGAATTTGGTATAACCGAAGGCAGTTCGAATTTCTCCTTAGCTGAAGTTAGCGTTGGAGAAGGAGGAATGATTAAACAACGCAGGTTACCTGATCAGTTGCAAAATCTTGCGGAAAGAATTGGCTTAAGTTCAaggtattatttaaaaactaatGGTATCTCGGAGACGTTCGTAGCAGATGAACAAGCGCCAGAACTTATACGCGAATCTCAGGTTCACTTCTTACAATTAAATGCCGTTGAAGTTGCAATTCAATTGACTTTACAAGATTTCAGTATATTCAG GCAAATAGAATCTACGGAATACGTGGATGATTTATTCGAATTGAAGAGTAGATATGGAGTGCCTATGCTCAGGCAGTTTGCAGAACTAGTCAACAGAGAAATGTTTTGGGTTGTGACAGAAGTTTGTTCTGAACACAATCTTGTTCGAcgtagtaaaataataaaacaatttataaaaatagccC GACAATGTAAAGAAtgcaaaaatttcaattccatGTTTGCGATTGTGTCTGGCTTGGGTCATGGGGCTGTCTCAAGATTAAGAGCCTCTTGGGAGAAACTGCCAAGTAAATATCAAAGGCTATTTAGTGACCTGCAAGAGTTAATGGACCCGAGCCGTAACATGAGCAAATACCGACAATTAGTAGCGTCTGAACAAACGCAACCTCCTATA attcCATTTTATCCAGTAGTAAAGAAGGATTTAACATTCATACACCTTGGCAACGATTCCAGAGTGGAAGGTTTGGTAAATTTCGAAAAGCTGAGGATGATAGCGAAAGAAGTGAGAACGTTAACGAACATGTGTTCTTCACCCTACGATCTATCAATAATGTTAGAAAGAGGTGGCCAGCCACCTAGTTCTGCCATGGTTGCGTTAAATCAAATGACTACTGGAAATCAAG TGTTGCAATGTCCAGGAGGACAAACGGCAACAGTAAAAAGGCGGAAGAAGTCTACCGCTGCACCAAACCCGAAGAAAATGTTCGAAGAGGCTCAAATGGTTCGAAGAGTGAAAGCGTACCTTGCCAACATGAAAGTAATAACTGACGAGGAACGATTACATGCTTTGTCTGTGGAATGCGAGCCTCATGCAGGAACTGCCGCAGTAGCCGCAGCGGTACCTCTCAGTGCAAGCAGAGGAAGAAGGCATCCTTCGCCTACTTTGTCAACTACAAGTAGTGCTAGCAGCACCAGTGAAGGTAGAAAGAGTATACAAG GTACAAAGTTTGGAGCTGCATCGCCACAAGCAGTACGGAAAATGTTAGCGCTTTCTGATCCCCACAAAACTCGTCCGTATCAACCGAAACATTGCCCACCAGCACTTCCAGTGCCTGGATTGGCATTGCATTCCAGCGGATTGGAGCCTAGTCCCGGTGCACCTAGGAGAGTAGGATCTGGTAGCCGAGTTCCTATGCATGAGAGATCCCATAGCGATACTCCTTCGAGTTTACCACCACCTGTCGATCTCAGCGCTGAAAGTAGTAGCGTAACCAGCTTGAGCAATCTTCAGCCGTTAAGAAAAACGTTGACCAGTG GTTCGGTGACGAGCAGTGACAGTGGTCACAGTACACAGCTGGACAGCCACAGCGGAAGCAGCGTAGAAGCTGGTGGTAGTCCACCGCCACCTCAAAGACGGCACTCCGCCATGCAAG GGTCTGTTTTGAGAGGTGGTGCACCTCCGTTCCCTCACGCGGTAGCAGTGTTACCTCCGCTTCCTGCCAACCACAACCAGAATCACAACCACAATCATCATcatcaccaccaccaccaccaccaccatcaccaCCAACATTATTACGATCATCACCATCACCAACCCCAAAATCCTCAAG